One Arachis stenosperma cultivar V10309 unplaced genomic scaffold, arast.V10309.gnm1.PFL2 arast.V10309.gnm1.Scaffold_100085, whole genome shotgun sequence genomic window carries:
- the LOC130960146 gene encoding uncharacterized protein LOC130960146 — protein sequence MSQENRAAKEKDIIEGGVFEKEEHHNMKPQLITLIKKNCSYGGNPLEDPKQHISSFLRTCGAVNPDGVNHDTFKLLLFPFSLKNEAAQWLETMPQGSITSWDELVTKFLTKFSSSQQNIKMKEGIQPFIQGKEEPLFKPWERYKKATDKEGFRVFYEGLTPETRRAVDYVLDNLFKATAAGQGTTDLNNKRANNQHSFETPQSATSDEEIKNLEGMKAVMSQSRQLHQQTLQQLESIARQIDFLHSTTVKTQFPLWKPHSYLRMKESQYQEQRDFDHTQPQHTPFQDRPTSPLTQNDFHRPPQLTQPQPLPTFQRIYVLEMLIERFMKIQEMMAIEQEGIKKHQEMISKNQEASLRRLERQMEQLVQNLAELGEKKGTLNPKSHEKDAGLKEKEVVEESKKSMERETEGRKPIARGGNLRQQKPQLP from the coding sequence ATGTCACAGGAAAATAGAGCAGCAAAAGAGAAAGATATCATTGAAGGAGGAGTTTTTGAGAAAGAAGAACACCACAACATGAAACCGCAACTCATCACACTAATCAAGAAAAATTGTTCCTACGGTGGAAACCCATTGGAAGATCCCAAACAGCATATATCCAGTTTCTTAAGGACTTGTGGTGCTGTCAACCCCGATGGTGTAAATCATGACACTTTTAAGCTCTTGCTATTTCCCTTCTCACTAAAGaatgaagctgcacaatggctCGAAACTATGCCCCAGGGCAGTATTACTAGTTGGGACGAATTGGTTACCAAATTTCTCACCAAATTCTCTTCATCCCAACAAAACATCAAGATGAAAGAGGGGATTCAGCCATTCATACAAGGAAAGGAAGAACCATTGTTCAAAccatgggaaagatacaagaaagcaactgaCAAAGAGGGTTTCCGAGTgttctatgaaggattaaccccagaaacaaggaGAGCAGTGGATTACGTCTTAGACAACCTTTTCAAAGCAACAGCAGCTGGCCAAGGAACTACAGATCTCAATAACAAGAGAGCCAATAACCAACACTCATTTGAGACTCCACAGAGTGCAACTTCAGATGAGGAGATAAAGAatcttgaaggaatgaaggcAGTCATGAGTCAAAGCAGACAGCTACATCAGCAAACTCTGCAACAATTGGAGTCAATAGCTAGACAAATTGACTTTCTCCATTCTACTACAGTAAAGACACAATTTCCTCTATGGAAGCCACATTCGTATCTAAGAATGAAGGAATCTCAATATCAGGAACAAAGGGACTTCGATCACACACAACCCCAACACACACCCTTCCAAGACCGTCCTACCTCACCACTCACCCAAAATGACTTTCATCGACCACCACAATTGACACAGCCACAACCACTTCCAACCTTTCAAAGAATCTATGTTTTGGAAATGTTGATTGAAAGGTTCATGAAAATTCAAGAAATGATGGCAATAGAGCAGGAAGGAATAAAGAAACATCAAGAGATGATAAGCAAGAACCAAGAGGCCTCACTCAGAAGACTTGAAAGGCAGATGGAACAACTGGTTCAAAACCTTGCTGAATTGGGTGAGAAGAAGGGAACTCTGAACCCAAAGAGCCATGAGAAGGATGCTGGGTTGAAAGAGAAGGAAGTCGTGGAGGAAAGTAAGAAGTCGATGGAAAGAGAAACGGAAGGAAGAAAGCCCATAGCAAGAGGAGGAAACCTAAggcaacagaagcctcaacttCCATGA